Proteins from a genomic interval of Bradyrhizobium sp. CCGB01:
- a CDS encoding LemA family protein, translating into MSTGWIVLGVIVVLVFLAFSAYNRLVALGQRVGQAFADIDVQLKQRHDLIPNLVETVKGYASHERGTLDDVIKARNSAMSAQGPAQVSAAENQLSGALGRLIALSEAYPDLKANANFQQLASELSDLENKIAASRRFFNNAVQEYNTGIQQMPAALFAGMFGFTKKDFFDLGASRTEVEATPQVKF; encoded by the coding sequence ATGTCGACCGGCTGGATCGTTCTCGGCGTCATCGTCGTCCTCGTGTTCCTGGCGTTCAGCGCCTACAACCGCCTGGTGGCGCTGGGCCAGCGCGTCGGCCAGGCCTTTGCCGACATCGACGTGCAGCTCAAGCAGCGCCACGATCTGATCCCGAACCTGGTCGAGACGGTGAAGGGCTATGCCTCGCATGAGCGCGGCACGCTCGACGACGTCATCAAGGCGCGCAATTCGGCGATGTCGGCGCAGGGGCCGGCGCAGGTGTCCGCCGCCGAGAACCAGCTCTCCGGCGCGCTCGGCCGGCTGATCGCGCTGTCGGAGGCCTATCCGGACCTCAAGGCCAACGCCAACTTCCAGCAGCTCGCCAGCGAGCTCTCCGACCTCGAGAACAAGATCGCGGCGAGCCGCCGTTTCTTCAACAACGCGGTCCAGGAATACAACACCGGCATCCAGCAGATGCCCGCCGCCTTGTTCGCCGGCATGTTCGGCTTCACCAAGAAGGACTTCTTCGATCTCGGCGCCAGCCGCACCGAAGTCGAGGCCACGCCTCAGGTGAAGTTCTGA
- a CDS encoding small ribosomal subunit Rsm22 family protein: MMISPTLPAELKAALDARLQGFSRTDAAQRSQKISTTYRAGGGSGTIKSEADALAYALARMPATYAAVAASLNALTEIAPDLAPETLLDVGAGPGTASWAAAEAFSSLQDFTLLDANATLSRLALELARDSTRLADCRYLPGDAGANLAEVSQADLVVASYIVGELGEADQRKLAEVMWAKARHALVVIEPGTPAGYARILALRQQLIAAGAYVAAPCPHEKPCPLAAPDWCHFSQRLPRSQAHRQIKGADVPFEDERFIYIALTRAPPATRAARVVAPPDIGKAEIAAKLCTGGGLAITKVPRRDKAAYANARRWRWGDVIMSES; this comes from the coding sequence ATGATGATTTCTCCCACCCTCCCCGCCGAACTGAAAGCCGCCCTCGACGCCAGGCTCCAGGGCTTTTCGCGCACCGACGCTGCGCAGCGATCGCAGAAAATCTCGACCACCTACCGCGCAGGCGGCGGCTCCGGCACGATCAAGTCGGAGGCCGATGCGCTCGCCTATGCGCTGGCACGCATGCCGGCGACCTATGCGGCCGTGGCCGCAAGCCTGAATGCGCTGACCGAGATCGCCCCGGATCTCGCTCCGGAAACACTGCTCGACGTCGGCGCGGGTCCGGGCACCGCGAGCTGGGCCGCCGCGGAGGCGTTCTCCTCGCTGCAGGATTTCACGCTGCTCGATGCCAACGCCACGCTCAGCCGGCTCGCGCTCGAACTGGCGCGCGACAGCACGCGTCTGGCCGATTGCCGCTATCTGCCGGGCGACGCCGGTGCGAACCTCGCCGAGGTCTCGCAAGCCGATCTCGTCGTTGCCAGCTACATCGTCGGCGAGCTCGGCGAGGCCGACCAGCGCAAGCTCGCGGAGGTGATGTGGGCCAAGGCACGCCACGCGCTGGTCGTGATCGAACCCGGCACGCCCGCCGGCTATGCCCGCATCCTCGCCCTGCGCCAGCAACTGATCGCGGCTGGTGCGTACGTCGCTGCGCCGTGCCCGCACGAAAAGCCCTGCCCGCTCGCAGCGCCCGACTGGTGCCATTTCAGCCAGCGCCTGCCGCGCTCCCAAGCACACCGCCAGATCAAGGGCGCCGACGTGCCGTTCGAGGACGAGCGCTTCATCTACATCGCCCTGACCCGCGCGCCGCCCGCAACGCGCGCCGCGCGCGTGGTGGCGCCGCCGGATATCGGCAAGGCCGAGATCGCGGCAAAGCTCTGCACCGGGGGCGGCCTCGCCATCACAAAAGTCCCGCGACGCGACAAGGCCGCCTACGCGAACGCCCGGCGCTGGCGCTGGGGCGACGTCATCATGTCCGAAAGTTAA
- the smc gene encoding chromosome segregation protein SMC has protein sequence MKITRLRLHGFKSFVEPTDFVIEPGLTGVVGPNGCGKSNLVEALRWAMGETSYKSLRAADMDAVIFAGSGNRPARNHAEVTMTIDNADRTAPAAMNDSQLLEISRRIEREAGSVYRINGRDVRARDVQILFADAATGARSPALVHQGKIGEIIQAKPEQRRRVLEDAAGVAGLHARRHEAELRLKAAETNLTRVEDVIGQLGGQMEGLKKQARQAVRYREVAAKVRKAEATLFHLRWIGAHADVNESGQTHDLAVREMAERTQHQAEAARIQAIRAAEMPALRDAEARAAAGLQRLTNARELLDREEERAKERVAELERRLAQFEGDISRAQQQTMDADVALQRLDTEDAELKEEIKSRVEKRSGVDERVGEAEAVLTETEQQFAELTTALADLTAKRNQLEANVRTHRDKLARLDQEIANVAAEEQKLAAETGGFGDLDELTATVETAEQTLAASEAAAQASEAAHVAARQTLESSRSPLVEADKRVQRLDTEARTISKIVNGETKNLWPPIIDGITVDKGFEKAIGAALGDDLDAPVDPSAPMRWTNAGVTDGDPELPEGVVPLANHVQAPAELARRLAQIGVVPRERGAELVSQLKTGQRLVSPEGDVWRWDGFVAAAHAPTGAARRLAERARLVDIENELEQARIDAQIKRQALENAESELQMAASTEGASREAWRAAQRELNVARERHATAEREISRHAARKATLSEAHSRLAADRAEAEAAYEYAEAGITELPSSEDTETRLAAVRSDIEGHRRVAAQVRAEAQALAREAELADRRVQAILAERTEWQNRKESAASHIDTIQTRITEVSIERSDLENAPAVFAEKRSALITEIEYAENDRRMAADALASAETAMAETDRVAKLTLEALSSSREATARAEERMEGARRRLEDIEREIRDMLEVEPQAVAGLAELEPGAELPPLHDIEEDLEKMRRDRERLGAVNLRAEEELREVETQHTGLVTERDDLVEAIKRLRQGIQSLNKEARERLLTSFEVVNNHFKRLFVELFGGGEAALHLIESDDPLEAGLEIIAKPPGKKPQTLSLLSGGEQALTAMALIFAVFLTNPSPICVLDEVDAPLDDHNVERYCNLLHEMTSSTDTRFVIITHNPITMARMNRLFGVTMAERGVSQLVSVSLSEAVDILDQNVA, from the coding sequence ATGAAAATCACCCGCCTGCGCCTTCACGGCTTCAAGTCCTTCGTTGAGCCCACGGACTTCGTCATCGAGCCCGGCCTGACCGGCGTGGTCGGCCCCAACGGCTGCGGCAAGTCGAATCTCGTCGAGGCGCTGCGCTGGGCGATGGGTGAGACCTCGTACAAGTCGCTGCGCGCCGCCGACATGGACGCGGTGATCTTCGCCGGCTCCGGCAACCGTCCTGCGCGCAACCACGCCGAAGTGACGATGACGATCGACAATGCCGATCGCACCGCGCCGGCGGCGATGAACGACAGCCAGCTGCTCGAAATCTCCCGCCGCATCGAGCGCGAGGCCGGCTCGGTCTATCGCATCAACGGCCGCGACGTCCGCGCCCGCGACGTGCAGATCCTGTTCGCCGACGCCGCCACCGGCGCGCGCTCGCCGGCCCTCGTCCACCAGGGCAAGATCGGCGAGATCATCCAGGCCAAGCCCGAGCAGCGCCGCCGCGTGCTGGAAGATGCCGCCGGCGTTGCCGGCCTGCATGCCCGCCGCCACGAAGCCGAGCTGCGGCTGAAGGCCGCCGAAACCAACCTCACCCGCGTCGAGGACGTGATCGGCCAGCTCGGAGGCCAGATGGAAGGCCTGAAGAAGCAGGCCCGCCAGGCGGTGCGCTATCGCGAGGTCGCGGCCAAGGTCCGCAAGGCCGAAGCCACGCTGTTCCACCTGCGCTGGATCGGCGCCCATGCCGACGTCAACGAATCCGGCCAGACCCATGACCTCGCCGTCCGCGAGATGGCCGAGCGCACCCAGCACCAGGCTGAAGCCGCCCGCATCCAGGCGATCCGCGCCGCCGAAATGCCGGCGTTGCGCGATGCCGAAGCACGCGCCGCGGCCGGGCTGCAGCGCCTCACCAATGCCCGCGAGTTGCTCGACCGCGAGGAAGAGCGCGCCAAGGAGCGCGTCGCCGAGCTCGAGCGCCGCCTCGCCCAGTTCGAAGGCGACATCTCCCGCGCCCAGCAGCAGACCATGGACGCCGACGTCGCGCTGCAGCGGCTCGACACCGAAGACGCCGAGCTGAAGGAAGAGATCAAGTCGCGCGTCGAGAAGCGCTCCGGCGTCGACGAGCGCGTCGGCGAAGCCGAGGCGGTGCTGACCGAAACCGAGCAGCAGTTCGCCGAGCTCACCACCGCGCTCGCCGACCTCACCGCCAAGCGCAACCAGCTCGAGGCCAACGTCCGCACCCACCGCGACAAGCTCGCCCGTCTCGATCAGGAGATCGCCAATGTCGCCGCGGAAGAGCAGAAGCTCGCCGCCGAGACCGGCGGTTTCGGCGATCTCGACGAGCTGACCGCGACGGTCGAGACCGCCGAGCAGACGCTGGCCGCTTCCGAAGCCGCAGCACAGGCGAGCGAAGCCGCGCATGTCGCCGCGCGCCAGACGCTGGAATCCTCGCGCTCGCCGCTGGTCGAAGCCGACAAGCGCGTGCAGCGGCTCGACACCGAGGCGCGCACGATCTCCAAGATCGTCAACGGCGAGACCAAGAATCTGTGGCCGCCGATCATCGACGGCATCACCGTCGACAAGGGTTTTGAAAAGGCAATCGGCGCCGCGCTCGGCGACGATCTCGACGCGCCGGTCGATCCGTCGGCGCCGATGCGCTGGACCAACGCCGGCGTCACCGACGGCGATCCGGAGCTGCCCGAAGGCGTCGTGCCGCTTGCCAACCACGTTCAGGCGCCCGCCGAGCTGGCGCGCCGCCTGGCGCAGATCGGCGTGGTGCCGCGCGAGCGCGGTGCCGAGCTGGTCTCGCAGCTCAAGACCGGCCAGCGGCTGGTCTCGCCCGAAGGCGACGTCTGGCGCTGGGACGGCTTTGTCGCGGCGGCTCACGCCCCGACTGGCGCCGCACGGCGCCTCGCCGAACGCGCCCGCCTCGTCGACATCGAGAACGAACTGGAGCAGGCCCGCATCGACGCGCAGATCAAGCGTCAGGCGCTGGAGAATGCCGAGTCCGAGCTGCAGATGGCCGCCAGCACCGAAGGTGCCAGCCGCGAAGCCTGGCGCGCCGCGCAGCGCGAGCTGAACGTCGCGCGTGAGCGCCATGCTACCGCCGAGCGCGAGATCAGCCGCCACGCCGCGCGCAAGGCGACGCTGTCCGAAGCGCACAGCCGCCTCGCCGCCGACCGCGCCGAGGCCGAGGCCGCCTACGAATACGCCGAGGCCGGCATCACCGAACTGCCGTCGAGCGAGGACACCGAGACCCGTCTCGCCGCCGTCCGCAGCGACATCGAGGGCCATCGCCGCGTGGCCGCGCAGGTCCGCGCCGAGGCGCAGGCGCTGGCGCGCGAGGCCGAGCTCGCCGACCGCCGCGTGCAGGCGATCCTCGCCGAACGCACCGAGTGGCAGAACCGCAAGGAGAGCGCGGCTTCCCACATCGACACCATCCAGACCCGTATCACCGAGGTCTCGATCGAGCGCAGCGATCTCGAAAACGCGCCCGCCGTGTTCGCCGAGAAGCGCAGCGCGCTGATCACCGAGATCGAATACGCGGAAAACGACCGCCGCATGGCCGCCGACGCGCTCGCCTCGGCGGAGACCGCGATGGCCGAAACCGATCGCGTCGCGAAATTGACCCTCGAAGCGCTGTCGAGTTCCCGCGAGGCCACCGCCCGCGCCGAGGAGCGCATGGAAGGCGCACGGCGCCGGCTCGAGGACATCGAGCGCGAGATCCGCGACATGCTCGAAGTCGAGCCGCAGGCCGTCGCCGGCCTCGCCGAGCTCGAGCCCGGCGCCGAGCTGCCGCCGCTGCACGACATCGAGGAAGACCTCGAAAAGATGCGCCGCGACCGCGAGCGCCTGGGCGCGGTGAACCTGCGCGCCGAGGAAGAGCTGCGCGAGGTCGAGACCCAGCACACCGGTCTCGTCACCGAACGCGACGACCTCGTCGAAGCCATCAAGCGGCTGCGCCAGGGCATCCAGAGCCTCAACAAGGAGGCGCGCGAGCGGCTCCTGACCTCGTTCGAGGTCGTCAACAACCACTTCAAGCGCCTGTTCGTCGAGCTGTTCGGCGGCGGCGAAGCCGCGCTGCATCTGATCGAGAGCGACGACCCGCTGGAAGCCGGTCTCGAAATCATCGCCAAGCCCCCGGGCAAGAAGCCGCAGACGCTGTCGCTGCTCTCGGGCGGCGAGCAGGCGCTGACCGCGATGGCGCTGATCTTCGCCGTGTTCTTGACCAACCCTTCGCCGATCTGCGTGCTGGACGAAGTCGACGCGCCGCTCGACGACCACAACGTCGAACGGTACTGCAACCTGCTGCACGAGATGACCAGCTCGACCGACACGCGGTTCGTCATCATCACGCACAACCCGATCACGATGGCGCGGATGAACCGCCTGTTCGGCGTCACCATGGCCGAACGCGGCGTGTCGCAACTGGTGTCGGTGAGCCTGTCTGAGGCCGTGGACATCCTCGACCAGAACGTGGCGTGA
- a CDS encoding DsbA family protein produces the protein MIITRRAFTTMLSLTGLAALAGLSPLRFISEAMAQVAADVAKPVSLPDMALGSKDAAVTITEYASMTCPHCAAFNEQVFPKIKSEYIDTGKVRYIFREFPLDIKAAAGSMLSRCIAKDDAQKYFAVTDMLFRQQSDWVMKNTTETLTRIGKQAGLTQQQVEACLKDQALLDKIAADQKYASDVLKVDSTPTFFINGEKIKGEASFEEFAKKINPLLKS, from the coding sequence TTGATCATCACCCGCCGCGCCTTCACCACGATGCTGTCGCTGACCGGGCTTGCCGCGCTCGCCGGGCTCTCGCCGCTGCGGTTCATCTCGGAAGCCATGGCCCAGGTCGCCGCCGACGTGGCAAAGCCCGTCTCGCTGCCCGACATGGCGCTCGGATCGAAGGATGCCGCCGTCACCATCACCGAATACGCCTCGATGACCTGCCCGCATTGCGCAGCGTTCAACGAGCAGGTGTTCCCCAAGATCAAGTCGGAATACATCGACACCGGCAAGGTGCGTTACATCTTCCGCGAGTTCCCGCTCGACATCAAAGCCGCCGCCGGCTCGATGCTGTCGCGCTGCATCGCCAAGGATGACGCGCAGAAGTACTTCGCGGTCACCGACATGCTGTTCCGCCAGCAGAGCGACTGGGTGATGAAGAACACCACCGAGACCCTGACGCGGATCGGCAAGCAGGCCGGCCTCACCCAGCAGCAGGTCGAGGCCTGCCTGAAGGACCAGGCGCTGCTCGACAAGATCGCCGCCGACCAGAAATACGCCAGCGACGTGTTGAAGGTCGATTCGACGCCGACCTTCTTCATCAACGGCGAGAAGATCAAGGGCGAGGCCTCGTTCGAGGAGTTCGCCAAGAAGATCAATCCGCTGCTCAAGAGCTGA
- a CDS encoding DUF721 domain-containing protein: protein MSKFPPKPGPISAKPLSLLLNDVFAEAYAKQGFAARELVTRWAQIAGAEIAAHAEPLKMQWPRPVEGQPQEPATLVLRVEGPMALEIQHSADVILERVNRFFGWSAVGKLAFRQAPLSRPRRRARPGPPDPKSVAKVAESLGDIEDEELKTALARLGAAIKRN from the coding sequence ATGTCCAAATTCCCTCCCAAGCCCGGTCCCATCAGCGCCAAGCCGCTGTCGCTGTTGCTCAACGACGTCTTTGCCGAGGCCTATGCCAAGCAGGGGTTTGCGGCGCGCGAGCTGGTGACGCGGTGGGCGCAGATTGCCGGGGCGGAGATCGCGGCCCATGCCGAGCCGCTCAAGATGCAATGGCCCCGGCCGGTCGAGGGCCAGCCGCAGGAGCCGGCGACCCTGGTGCTGCGGGTCGAGGGGCCGATGGCGCTGGAGATCCAGCACTCGGCCGACGTGATCCTGGAGCGGGTCAACCGCTTCTTCGGCTGGAGCGCGGTCGGCAAGCTGGCCTTCCGCCAGGCCCCCCTGTCGCGGCCCCGGCGGCGGGCGCGGCCCGGCCCGCCGGATCCCAAATCGGTGGCCAAAGTGGCCGAAAGCCTGGGAGACATCGAAGATGAAGAATTGAAGACGGCGCTGGCCCGCCTCGGGGCGGCCATCAAGCGAAATTGA
- the mutY gene encoding A/G-specific adenine glycosylase: MSPRSALKAKPEPVQSEASSRPIALLQWYDRHRRRLPWRAMPGETSDPYRVWLSEIMLQQTTVKAVGPYFEKFVARWPDVTALGRASQDDVLRMWAGLGYYSRARNLHACAVAVTRDHGGVFPDTEQGLRALPGIGPYTAAAIAAIAFDRHTMPVDGNIERVVSRLFAVEDELPQAKPLIQQLAATLLANSRAGDSAQALMDLGASICTPKKPACSLCPFNEDCTARARAMQETFPRKAPKKSGTLRRGAAFVVTRGDELLVRSRPEKGLLGGMTEVPGSDWLAGQEDATAKQQAPELKGLSRWQRKLGVVTHVFTHFPLELVVYTAKAEARTRPPEGMRWVPIATLAEEALPNVMRKVIAHALG; the protein is encoded by the coding sequence ATGAGCCCCAGATCCGCCCTCAAGGCCAAGCCGGAACCAGTTCAGTCGGAAGCCTCGTCGCGCCCGATCGCGCTTCTGCAATGGTACGACCGCCACCGCCGCCGTCTGCCCTGGCGCGCGATGCCCGGCGAGACCTCGGACCCTTACCGTGTCTGGCTGTCGGAGATCATGCTGCAGCAGACCACGGTGAAGGCCGTCGGGCCCTATTTCGAAAAGTTCGTCGCGCGCTGGCCCGATGTCACTGCGCTGGGCCGGGCCTCGCAGGACGACGTGCTGAGGATGTGGGCCGGGCTCGGCTATTACTCGCGTGCGCGCAATCTCCATGCTTGCGCGGTTGCCGTGACGCGCGACCATGGCGGCGTGTTTCCGGACACGGAGCAGGGCCTGCGCGCGCTGCCGGGCATCGGGCCCTATACGGCGGCGGCGATCGCGGCGATCGCCTTCGACCGCCACACCATGCCGGTCGACGGCAATATCGAACGCGTGGTGTCGCGGCTCTTTGCCGTTGAAGACGAGCTCCCGCAGGCAAAGCCGCTGATCCAGCAACTGGCGGCGACACTGCTGGCGAACTCTCGCGCCGGCGACAGCGCGCAGGCGCTGATGGATCTCGGCGCCTCGATCTGCACGCCGAAGAAGCCGGCCTGCTCACTGTGCCCGTTCAACGAGGATTGCACGGCGCGTGCGCGAGCGATGCAGGAGACGTTCCCGCGCAAGGCGCCGAAGAAGAGCGGGACGTTGCGGCGCGGCGCCGCCTTCGTGGTGACGCGCGGCGACGAGCTGCTGGTTCGCTCGCGGCCCGAAAAGGGCCTGCTCGGCGGCATGACGGAAGTGCCCGGCTCGGACTGGCTCGCCGGACAGGAGGACGCGACAGCGAAGCAGCAGGCGCCGGAACTGAAGGGGCTATCGCGCTGGCAGCGCAAGCTGGGCGTCGTTACCCACGTCTTCACGCATTTTCCGCTGGAGCTGGTCGTCTACACCGCGAAGGCCGAAGCTCGCACACGCCCTCCCGAGGGCATGCGCTGGGTGCCGATCGCAACCCTTGCCGAAGAGGCGCTGCCCAACGTCATGCGCAAGGTGATCGCGCACGCGCTGGGTTGA
- a CDS encoding sensor domain-containing diguanylate cyclase produces MRALLQQAASRLHAIEDHLTVRTQIAAAVAAMSIVLVGTLATGAALISYRNTAALIESSLAGTASMASGRLDRFMATRQQEMKLFAELKPMQPLWQADPAALRSSLEDLQRSFAEFAWIGFADVNGNVVAATGGLLQGKSVAARPWFKQGLERVAVGDVHEAVLLSSLLTQRANNEPYRFVDIAVPVRDASGRLLGVLGGHLNWDWASNLIKDVEANDNNADAALSIISKGGVILLGPQKETIRYSGDELAGILKAGVGAFRETTDGRQMLTAFHVGTGHRDYQGLNWIVTASQPASVALAAAISSAQTILAIGAVTALIALSLAMLVSRRIAAPIIAITQEADRIGRAHGPTMLARQSGSAEVVQLSRALRSLLRRIGLAEERTKEAELRATENAMQLQEDMLRLRQLADTDFMTGLMNRRSFLAVADDAIAFCRRYKRNMATLMIDIDHFKKINDTHGHAAGDDAIKRVAEIVNQSIRTTDKAARFGGEEFVVLLREIDQETAVLLADRIRTSIEGATVRHGDTIIPLTVSVGLALFDESDRDVQDVIERADQGLYVAKKTGRNRTFLMPAEDERAARAA; encoded by the coding sequence ATGCGAGCCCTCTTGCAGCAGGCAGCGAGCCGCCTGCACGCGATCGAAGACCATCTGACCGTGCGCACGCAGATCGCCGCGGCGGTGGCGGCGATGTCCATCGTGCTGGTAGGTACACTCGCGACCGGCGCCGCGCTGATCAGCTACAGGAACACTGCCGCGCTGATCGAGAGCAGTCTGGCCGGAACCGCGTCGATGGCCTCCGGCCGGCTCGACCGCTTCATGGCGACGCGCCAGCAGGAGATGAAGCTGTTTGCCGAACTGAAGCCGATGCAGCCGCTGTGGCAAGCCGACCCGGCCGCGTTGCGCAGCTCGCTGGAGGACCTCCAGCGCTCCTTTGCCGAATTCGCCTGGATTGGTTTCGCCGACGTAAACGGCAACGTGGTTGCCGCGACCGGCGGCCTGCTGCAAGGCAAGTCCGTTGCCGCACGACCCTGGTTCAAGCAGGGCCTCGAGAGAGTCGCCGTCGGCGACGTCCATGAGGCCGTACTGCTGTCCTCGCTGCTGACGCAGCGCGCCAACAACGAGCCCTACCGCTTCGTCGACATCGCCGTGCCCGTGCGTGATGCCTCCGGCAGGCTGCTCGGCGTGCTCGGCGGGCACCTGAACTGGGATTGGGCCAGCAATCTGATCAAGGACGTCGAGGCCAACGACAACAATGCCGACGCGGCGCTGTCGATCATCAGCAAGGGCGGCGTGATCCTGCTCGGGCCGCAGAAAGAAACCATCCGGTACAGCGGCGACGAGCTGGCCGGCATCCTGAAGGCCGGCGTCGGCGCCTTCCGCGAGACGACCGACGGCCGGCAGATGCTCACCGCCTTCCACGTCGGCACGGGGCATCGCGACTATCAGGGCCTGAACTGGATCGTCACCGCGAGCCAGCCGGCGAGCGTGGCGCTGGCGGCGGCGATCTCGTCGGCGCAAACGATTTTGGCGATCGGTGCCGTCACCGCGCTGATCGCGCTGTCGCTGGCCATGCTGGTCTCGCGAAGGATCGCAGCGCCGATCATCGCCATCACGCAGGAAGCCGACCGCATCGGACGCGCCCACGGCCCGACCATGCTGGCGCGGCAGAGCGGCTCGGCCGAGGTCGTGCAGCTCTCGCGCGCGCTGCGCTCGCTGCTGCGCCGGATCGGCCTTGCCGAGGAGCGCACCAAGGAAGCCGAGCTGCGCGCGACCGAGAATGCGATGCAGCTCCAGGAGGACATGCTGAGGCTGCGCCAGCTCGCCGACACCGATTTCATGACGGGCCTGATGAACCGCCGCTCCTTCCTGGCCGTCGCCGACGACGCCATCGCGTTCTGCCGCCGCTACAAGCGCAACATGGCGACTTTGATGATCGACATCGATCATTTCAAGAAGATCAACGACACCCATGGCCATGCCGCCGGCGACGATGCGATCAAACGCGTCGCGGAGATCGTCAATCAGTCGATCCGGACCACCGACAAGGCCGCCCGTTTCGGCGGCGAGGAGTTCGTGGTGCTGCTGCGCGAGATCGACCAGGAGACCGCCGTGCTGCTCGCCGATCGCATCAGGACATCGATCGAAGGCGCGACGGTACGCCATGGCGACACCATCATTCCCCTCACCGTGTCGGTCGGGCTCGCGCTGTTCGACGAGAGCGACCGCGACGTGCAGGACGTGATCGAGCGCGCCGACCAGGGCCTCTATGTCGCCAAGAAAACCGGGCGCAACCGCACCTTCCTGATGCCGGCCGAGGACGAGCGCGCCGCGCGCGCGGCGTAA
- a CDS encoding PaaI family thioesterase: protein MVKTALDNFRKPPCAELLGWRLLDARPEEGWIKLAFEGKPEFCNPAGFIQGGMLSAMLDDTMGPAVLVMSEGRLYTTTISMTVNFLSPARPGPIIAEATVTQLGKTIAFVEAKLMAEDGTVLATATASERLLEAARVVR, encoded by the coding sequence ATGGTCAAGACCGCGCTCGACAACTTTCGCAAGCCGCCCTGCGCCGAGCTGCTCGGATGGCGTCTGCTCGATGCCCGCCCCGAGGAGGGCTGGATCAAGCTCGCCTTCGAGGGCAAGCCCGAGTTCTGCAACCCGGCGGGCTTCATCCAGGGCGGCATGCTGTCGGCCATGCTGGACGACACGATGGGACCGGCCGTCCTCGTGATGAGTGAGGGCCGCCTCTACACCACCACCATCAGCATGACCGTGAACTTTTTGAGCCCGGCCAGGCCCGGGCCGATCATTGCCGAGGCGACGGTGACGCAGCTCGGCAAGACGATTGCATTCGTCGAGGCCAAGCTGATGGCCGAAGACGGGACCGTGCTCGCCACGGCAACCGCGAGCGAGCGGCTGTTGGAGGCGGCGAGGGTGGTGCGGTGA